TCACAGTTACCTGTTGCTATTCGCCGGCCCGAGCAACCGGGTGAGAGACTCCCTCATGCGCAGTGGAGGGTGAAGAAATTCCCCACCCCCCACTGGGGAAATATTTTTGCAACTTTGGGGATTTCCCTCTTGCAAAAAACAGATAGGAGTTCATCAAGATTTTAGATGAGGCAATTCGGCATCTGTACACCACCAACCCGATAAAATCCACTCATGAGTACCGTCAGGCTGCAAACCGACAAGACCCGTAACTGCGGGTCACGAGTGACCGTCCTCAGCATGGTCCTTAAGCTCTTTCTCAGTGCCGGGAAACGATGGAGAAGACTGAAGGGAGTTCCAAGGTTGGCAGAAGTTATGGAGGGAGTTATATTCGTTGAGGGAATACGCCAAAAAGAGGACGCCGCCTGATGGGTCATACCCAGCATTTGACATTAGCTCACGGTTCCTCTGGGCAGGGGTGGCAAAGTTGAGTTGAAAGGAGAAATTTAAAAAAGTAAAAACCCCGCAAAACCTTGCGGGGCTTGGTTTCTTCTGGTGGGCCCGAAAGGAATCGAACCTTCAGCCTGCGGTTTAGGAAACCGCTGCTCTTTCCTTTTGAGCTACGGGCCCACATAATTCGATCACAGTCTTATTCTATAGAAAATCGGATAATTCATCAACAATTTTTTCGAGCGGGGGGACCCCGGCAAACCATTCACGACCGGTGATGTCCATGGCCAGACGGCAGTACACCCAGCTTACGGCCTGAAGCAGGCGGGGCGGAAGCGGTTCCGGCTTTTCCTTGACCAGGCCTTTCCAACCCAGAGACACTTTTGTCTTGGCCTCTTGTACCGCCCGGAACCATGGTGTCTTCCGGTAATATTCACGGGTGGCCTCTTTACTTAAATGGATACCCTGGAAGGTAAACCGACATTCATCGGGCGTTCCCAACACGTCAACCAGGATCAGTTCCCGTTCCGGTCCCAAAGCCAGTTCGATCTTACCATCTTCGTTGGCAATGTGCAATCGTGACGTTTCCTGGGTTATCAACCTGTTGACTTCACCCAGTATTTCGCGGGCCGCTGTGATCTCCGCGGGAGTAAGAATGCCGATCTCCTCCACCTCTTTCCAACTCAGATAGCGGTCCTGTTCCTCAAGCTTGGTGGACACATCGAGTATCGACTGCGAAAGTCGCTCTTCCGGGTTCGGGAGCCGGGTCAATCCATAATCGGCCAAAGCCAGCTCACCCCGCTCCCAGCGTTTTCGAAAACTGGACCCGGCGGGCAGAGAATTCCGATAGATGAATTCATAAGGGATCAGGAAATCCCGCTCGTTCCATCTGTACACCCCGTAATCGTAAGTTCCTTTATCAACTGGTGGATGGATGACGCGAACGAGAGATACCCGCATGAGCGTTGAG
The genomic region above belongs to Atribacteraceae bacterium and contains:
- a CDS encoding phosphoribosylaminoimidazolesuccinocarboxamide synthase, whose translation is MGSVKDLTVLKSPRETMPGVGLFHFSDRYSVFDWGEMPDHIPGKGAALCLMGAYFFEKLTQLGLRTHYLGLAEGGEVKPLFELSEPSTLMRVSLVRVIHPPVDKGTYDYGVYRWNERDFLIPYEFIYRNSLPAGSSFRKRWERGELALADYGLTRLPNPEERLSQSILDVSTKLEEQDRYLSWKEVEEIGILTPAEITAAREILGEVNRLITQETSRLHIANEDGKIELALGPERELILVDVLGTPDECRFTFQGIHLSKEATREYYRKTPWFRAVQEAKTKVSLGWKGLVKEKPEPLPPRLLQAVSWVYCRLAMDITGREWFAGVPPLEKIVDELSDFL